The following proteins come from a genomic window of Polyangiaceae bacterium:
- a CDS encoding homoserine kinase, with the protein MSASRRVTYSGGFGIFCTMAKLTELSMAAARHLLERYGRDVIALEPLAAGSVNSNFRITTSSGEVLFARIYEEADELGARAELLLLDELSQAGVPTVRAIRTGGGDAFCMHENKPFSVYPWVEGHIRCQATVSEADALRVGAALARVHSTDVRRIPAGRFGLGDLRRRLERIERDAPEYRSDVRFIRERLAHYERLREPSLPAGLIHGDLFRDNVLFGSDGIVALLDFESACHGPFVYDLMVTVEAWCYSDGFQDRLVRAMISAYDRERPLTAREKASLPTEAAIAALRFATTRITDYAMRAPPGTPPARDFRRFLARLDALEAGAVRFP; encoded by the coding sequence GCCGCGGCCCGACACCTCCTCGAGCGTTACGGTCGTGACGTTATCGCCCTCGAGCCCCTCGCCGCCGGCAGCGTGAACTCGAACTTCCGCATCACCACCAGCAGCGGGGAGGTGCTCTTCGCGCGCATCTACGAGGAGGCGGACGAGCTTGGTGCGCGGGCGGAGCTCTTGCTCCTCGACGAGCTGTCCCAAGCGGGCGTGCCCACCGTTCGCGCTATCCGCACGGGCGGGGGGGACGCGTTCTGCATGCACGAAAACAAGCCCTTCTCCGTCTACCCCTGGGTGGAGGGGCACATCCGCTGCCAAGCCACCGTGAGCGAAGCGGACGCTCTTCGCGTGGGCGCCGCACTGGCCCGCGTGCATTCCACCGACGTCCGCCGTATTCCGGCGGGGCGTTTCGGTCTCGGCGACCTCCGGCGTCGTCTGGAGCGGATCGAGCGCGACGCTCCGGAGTATCGCTCGGACGTGCGCTTCATTCGCGAGCGTCTGGCTCACTACGAACGCCTGCGGGAACCATCCTTGCCGGCGGGCTTGATCCACGGCGATCTGTTCCGAGACAACGTCCTGTTCGGTTCCGATGGCATCGTCGCGCTCCTCGATTTCGAGAGCGCATGCCATGGGCCGTTCGTCTACGACTTGATGGTGACCGTGGAAGCTTGGTGCTACTCGGACGGCTTCCAGGACCGCTTGGTGCGGGCAATGATCTCCGCCTACGACCGCGAGCGACCCCTCACGGCCCGGGAGAAGGCCAGCCTGCCGACGGAAGCCGCGATTGCCGCGCTGCGTTTCGCCACTACGCGCATCACCGACTACGCGATGCGGGCGCCGCCGGGGACGCCTCCGGCGCGTGACTTCCGGCGATTCCTCGCGCGGTTGGACGCGCTGGAGGCCGGCGCGGTGCGCTTCCCCTGA
- a CDS encoding M48 family metallopeptidase has protein sequence MASIGELDFEGFVAGRKKTQPGVEDSGDTHAYTYSWDKKTRATFETLKPVELAVAAGVRMFKHIGKAELLGHAVKVGPRQFPRVHGLAEQCARTLGIPTPTLYVVNNPHLNAATYGTNDDSFIMVHSALVDHLTDEELKSVIGHECGHIHNNHVVYLTAMHYLTHMAGLFIRSISLPALIALRAWSRRAEITCDRAGALCAGDLDVALRALTKLALGSQKLYQELNIEAFLEQHQEAQESVGRFSEILATHPWLPKRVLALRTFGESELFRKHVGAGETGLTMEEVDEQVHSVIKVVG, from the coding sequence GTGGCGAGCATTGGAGAGCTGGATTTCGAGGGTTTCGTCGCTGGGCGCAAGAAGACGCAACCGGGGGTGGAAGACAGCGGTGACACCCACGCCTACACCTACTCTTGGGACAAGAAGACACGGGCCACTTTCGAGACGCTGAAACCCGTAGAGCTGGCCGTCGCCGCCGGGGTGCGCATGTTCAAGCACATCGGCAAGGCCGAGCTGCTCGGCCACGCCGTGAAGGTCGGGCCGCGCCAGTTCCCGCGAGTTCATGGCTTGGCGGAGCAGTGCGCTCGCACGTTGGGCATCCCGACGCCGACGCTGTACGTGGTCAACAATCCCCACCTCAACGCGGCGACCTACGGCACCAACGACGATTCCTTCATCATGGTGCACTCCGCTCTCGTCGATCATCTGACCGACGAAGAGCTCAAGAGCGTGATTGGCCACGAGTGCGGGCACATCCACAACAACCACGTCGTGTATCTGACCGCGATGCACTACCTCACCCACATGGCGGGGCTCTTCATCCGTAGCATCAGTCTGCCGGCGTTGATCGCGCTCCGGGCTTGGTCGCGTCGCGCGGAGATCACCTGCGACCGCGCGGGGGCGTTGTGTGCGGGGGACCTGGACGTGGCCCTCCGGGCCCTGACGAAGCTCGCCCTCGGCTCCCAGAAGCTCTACCAAGAGCTGAACATCGAGGCGTTCCTGGAGCAGCACCAGGAAGCGCAGGAGAGCGTCGGTCGCTTCAGCGAGATCCTGGCTACCCACCCGTGGCTGCCCAAGCGCGTGCTGGCCCTGCGCACCTTCGGCGAGAGCGAGCTGTTCCGAAAGCACGTCGGCGCAGGTGAAACCGGCCTGACCATGGAGGAAGTGGACGAACAGGTCCACTCCGTCATCAAGGTCGTCGGTTGA
- a CDS encoding dynamin family protein encodes MLDAFHERKLEVISALAGLTELGREVGANTLADRVSADVVQKLERDRFHLVVVGEFNHGKTTFVNALLGQNVLPIGVTPTTAVIHHIVWGEEPKARVVNTDGTDEPLPFDDVRSFAAGGQRSQDSVSYLEVALPAELLRERIVLVDTPGVNDLSLTRAEITYGYIPRSDAVLFVIDAGQPLKESERQFLEHQLIGKSRDKIVFVVAKADIWSPAEREEALAYVQNRLGALVEAPPVFAVSAQAALAGRREESGLVELTQHLTQFLAEERGKILLDNALGEGLSAAGVLSRGIDARRRAATMSVAQLDKRIDLLRQDLAGHADTIEERRLMIREESGSIKAWARRDLDRFCDDVVRQLPAVVERSTSSDLKQHLGPFLEHAFKEWAEAETREIGASLEKLAERMVALVKDDAEDVGKRVSDTMGADLVTPSIEVDRFAYDVGIFAVLSVGMGVLFANALLGGLLIAAAPALALWNRGRTEAEMKKRALELAPVVLRETAAKVGPKIDQMVDEFAERLDQWVVTAGQELHKEIIEVLAAVQTERRDGSADRDQELEACTRGETRLAEVRARLEELRAALAVRRIGGEVAS; translated from the coding sequence ATGCTGGATGCCTTTCACGAGCGCAAGCTCGAGGTGATTTCCGCGCTCGCGGGGCTGACGGAGCTCGGCCGCGAAGTGGGCGCGAACACGCTTGCAGACCGCGTATCGGCGGACGTCGTGCAGAAGCTGGAGCGCGACCGCTTCCATCTGGTGGTGGTCGGGGAGTTCAATCACGGCAAGACGACCTTCGTGAACGCGCTCCTGGGCCAGAACGTGTTGCCCATCGGCGTCACGCCCACCACCGCGGTGATCCACCACATCGTGTGGGGGGAAGAGCCAAAGGCGCGGGTCGTGAACACCGACGGTACAGACGAGCCGCTGCCCTTCGACGACGTGCGCTCCTTCGCCGCTGGGGGACAGCGATCCCAGGACTCGGTCAGCTACCTCGAGGTTGCGCTGCCCGCGGAGCTCTTGCGCGAGCGCATCGTGCTGGTGGACACGCCCGGAGTGAACGATCTCTCCCTCACCCGAGCCGAGATCACCTACGGATACATCCCGCGCTCCGACGCCGTGCTGTTCGTCATCGACGCCGGGCAGCCCCTCAAGGAGAGCGAACGCCAGTTCCTCGAGCATCAACTGATTGGCAAGAGCCGAGACAAGATCGTCTTCGTGGTGGCCAAAGCCGACATCTGGTCGCCGGCCGAGCGCGAAGAAGCGCTCGCCTACGTCCAAAACCGTCTGGGTGCGCTGGTGGAAGCGCCGCCCGTCTTCGCCGTGAGCGCCCAAGCGGCTCTGGCCGGGCGTCGCGAGGAGAGCGGCCTGGTCGAGCTGACCCAGCACCTGACCCAGTTCCTGGCAGAGGAGCGCGGCAAGATCCTGCTCGACAACGCATTGGGCGAGGGGCTCTCCGCGGCGGGCGTCTTGTCTCGCGGGATCGACGCGCGTCGCCGTGCCGCCACCATGAGCGTGGCGCAGCTCGACAAGCGCATCGACCTCCTGCGCCAGGACCTCGCCGGTCACGCGGACACCATCGAGGAGCGCCGATTGATGATCCGCGAGGAGAGCGGGTCGATCAAAGCCTGGGCTCGTCGCGACCTGGATCGCTTCTGCGACGACGTCGTGCGGCAGCTCCCGGCGGTGGTGGAGCGCTCCACTTCGAGCGACTTGAAACAGCACCTCGGCCCGTTCCTCGAGCACGCCTTCAAGGAGTGGGCGGAGGCGGAGACGCGGGAGATCGGCGCTTCTCTCGAGAAGCTGGCGGAGCGCATGGTGGCGCTCGTCAAGGACGACGCCGAGGACGTCGGCAAGCGTGTCAGCGACACCATGGGCGCGGACCTCGTGACTCCCAGCATCGAGGTGGATCGCTTCGCATACGACGTGGGCATCTTCGCGGTGCTCAGCGTGGGCATGGGCGTGCTGTTCGCCAACGCCCTGCTCGGTGGCTTGTTGATCGCCGCGGCGCCCGCTCTCGCGCTGTGGAATCGCGGCCGCACGGAAGCGGAGATGAAGAAGCGCGCCCTGGAGCTCGCTCCGGTGGTGCTGCGCGAAACCGCTGCCAAGGTGGGCCCCAAGATCGACCAGATGGTGGACGAGTTCGCCGAGCGGCTCGACCAGTGGGTGGTGACCGCGGGTCAGGAGCTGCACAAGGAGATCATCGAAGTGCTCGCCGCAGTGCAGACAGAGCGTCGCGACGGAAGCGCAGATCGGGACCAGGAGCTCGAAGCGTGCACGCGGGGAGAAACGCGCCTCGCCGAGGTGCGCGCGCGCCTGGAGGAGCTTCGCGCCGCCCTCGCCGTGCGGCGCATCGGTGGAGAGGTGGCATCGTGA
- the argH gene encoding argininosuccinate lyase: MEALNTSVHVDAELWREDIQGSMAHARGLASAGVISDQEAKTLVSGLEQVASEIESGKLVWDRQKEDVHMNVEARLTEIVGAVGGKLHTGRSRNDQVATDLRLWSRRKAEEAISAVAELGRVIVDRAETEIDTLMPSYTHLQRAQPSRLSHHLMAWQELLFRDRARLRDALTRLNESPLGAGAVAGTGFPLDREATARALGFERAMKNSLDATASRDFLMELASGLAILGVHLSRMGEEIVLWSTQEFGFMTLSDRFATSSSMMPQKKNPDVAELVRGKSAILVGTVTSLLVLEKSLPFGYGRDLQEDKRPIFDAFDAALTCLRALSGAIATATFHRERLAAALGGGHVCATDLADLLVQKGVPFREAHHVVGAIVRAAEERGVQIGELPRDVLAEAHPALDGPDVARALDPALAVERRDLVGGPARSRVLSAIAEARARWDA; the protein is encoded by the coding sequence ATGGAGGCCTTGAACACCAGCGTGCACGTCGACGCGGAGCTGTGGCGCGAGGACATCCAAGGGTCCATGGCGCACGCTCGCGGCCTGGCGAGCGCCGGTGTCATCAGCGATCAGGAAGCCAAGACGCTGGTCAGCGGTCTGGAGCAGGTGGCGAGCGAGATCGAGAGCGGGAAGCTCGTGTGGGATCGTCAGAAGGAAGACGTCCACATGAACGTGGAGGCCCGGCTCACCGAGATCGTCGGCGCCGTCGGGGGCAAGCTCCACACGGGCCGGTCCCGCAACGATCAGGTGGCCACGGACCTCCGGCTGTGGTCGCGAAGGAAGGCCGAAGAGGCGATCTCGGCCGTCGCCGAGCTGGGTCGCGTGATCGTGGATCGAGCGGAGACCGAGATCGACACGCTGATGCCGTCGTACACGCACCTGCAGCGCGCTCAGCCGAGTCGGCTGTCGCACCACTTGATGGCGTGGCAAGAGCTGCTGTTTCGAGATCGCGCACGCCTTCGAGATGCCCTCACGCGGCTGAACGAATCTCCGCTAGGGGCCGGGGCCGTCGCCGGGACCGGATTTCCTCTCGATCGCGAGGCCACGGCTCGAGCGCTTGGTTTCGAGCGCGCGATGAAGAACAGTCTCGACGCGACGGCGAGTCGAGACTTCCTGATGGAGCTCGCGAGCGGGCTCGCCATCCTCGGGGTTCACCTGTCGCGCATGGGCGAAGAGATTGTGCTGTGGTCGACCCAGGAGTTCGGCTTCATGACGCTGTCGGATCGCTTCGCGACCAGCTCCAGCATGATGCCGCAGAAGAAGAACCCGGACGTCGCAGAGCTGGTGCGCGGCAAGAGCGCCATCCTGGTCGGCACCGTGACGAGCCTGTTGGTACTCGAGAAGAGCCTGCCCTTCGGCTACGGCCGAGATCTGCAAGAGGACAAGCGTCCCATCTTCGACGCGTTCGATGCGGCGCTCACCTGCCTTCGGGCGCTCTCCGGCGCGATCGCCACGGCCACGTTCCATCGCGAGCGCCTCGCGGCCGCACTCGGCGGAGGACACGTGTGCGCGACGGATCTCGCCGATCTGCTGGTGCAGAAGGGCGTCCCGTTTCGCGAGGCACATCACGTGGTGGGCGCCATCGTGCGCGCCGCCGAGGAGCGAGGCGTGCAGATCGGCGAGCTGCCGCGGGACGTCCTCGCCGAAGCGCATCCGGCCCTCGACGGGCCCGACGTGGCTCGGGCGCTCGATCCCGCCCTCGCTGTGGAGCGTCGGGATCTGGTGGGTGGTCCGGCCAGGAGCCGCGTGCTGTCAGCCATCGCCGAAGCCCGCGCTCGCTGGGACGCCTGA
- a CDS encoding gliding motility protein translates to MQLDFASRELTIKLVYYGPALSGKTTNLQALHKAANPDTAGRLMTLETRDDRTLFFDLLPLTFRDKGGLNVRIKVFTVPGQVIHASTRRLVVQGADGVAFIADSQAAETQHNADSFMDLKENLKSNGLNLKQMPLIIQFNKRDLPDIRSDDEIASLAAQGREPVYLAVATRGEGVVESFIGLLHLTWSALDAEHDLNKKFGFDSAAFIQRVAGSLGDQRSMQELLGTCVGGALDVLRPEALG, encoded by the coding sequence GTGCAGCTTGATTTCGCCTCTCGCGAGCTCACGATAAAGCTCGTCTACTACGGCCCGGCCCTGAGCGGGAAGACGACGAACCTCCAGGCGCTGCACAAGGCCGCGAATCCGGACACCGCCGGCCGGTTGATGACGCTGGAAACCCGGGACGACCGCACGCTGTTCTTCGACCTCCTGCCGCTGACGTTCCGGGACAAGGGCGGCTTGAACGTGCGGATCAAGGTCTTCACGGTCCCCGGCCAGGTCATCCACGCCTCCACCCGGCGCCTGGTGGTACAGGGCGCGGATGGCGTCGCTTTCATCGCCGATTCTCAGGCGGCGGAGACGCAGCACAACGCCGACTCCTTCATGGACTTGAAGGAGAACCTCAAGTCCAACGGACTGAATCTCAAGCAGATGCCGCTGATCATTCAGTTCAACAAGCGGGATCTCCCCGACATCCGCAGCGACGACGAGATCGCGAGCTTGGCCGCTCAAGGGCGCGAGCCCGTGTACCTGGCGGTGGCCACCCGCGGGGAAGGAGTGGTGGAGAGCTTCATCGGACTCCTGCACCTGACGTGGAGCGCCCTCGACGCGGAACATGATCTGAACAAGAAGTTCGGCTTCGATTCGGCGGCGTTCATCCAGCGGGTGGCCGGTTCCCTGGGGGACCAGCGAAGCATGCAAGAGCTGCTCGGTACCTGCGTGGGCGGCGCCCTCGACGTGCTGCGACCGGAGGCGCTGGGCTGA
- a CDS encoding PocR ligand-binding domain-containing protein, producing the protein MTSSAPDKALDELTLGKGASLEELVDRAALSEMAQSFYELFRVPIRIFSESGTILADATEQPALYAYLNTTKGGRRALGDVVMAVKNANPGLHGELVQECVTGAVYQVVSISYDERQVGRLILGPFLPPTETEPRPALIALDPAIDAERVRDLLAEMPRAREETVLQIGRHLKKTLDLILFSGHKALLTSSMHLASVRESFRELSEKNTKLQGAYDRLKELDRLKSNFLATVSHELRTPLTSIIGYSEMLNEGIAGDLTNEQKEFVSTIHEKGQQLLELIKGLLDLSKLESGTMSLRKAEIDVSPVIRDVAQTLTPTARKKQVTIDVHVEPGLPTIWADAERLRQVFLNLTENAIKFTPDEGKVTLAVAPSVLERAPDGETSGLVLLSARRAAIEVRVADTGIGIPEAERARVFDAFYQVDSSSTRVHGGTGLGLSIVRRLVDAHDGTVHIEGNQPQGAVFVVRLPCRRTTMA; encoded by the coding sequence ATGACGTCCTCGGCGCCGGACAAGGCCCTCGACGAGCTGACGCTGGGCAAGGGCGCGAGCCTCGAGGAGCTCGTGGATCGCGCCGCGCTCAGCGAGATGGCGCAGTCTTTTTACGAGCTGTTTCGGGTGCCGATTCGCATCTTCAGCGAAAGCGGCACGATCCTGGCGGACGCGACGGAACAGCCCGCCCTGTACGCCTATCTGAACACCACCAAGGGCGGCCGCCGAGCGCTGGGCGACGTGGTCATGGCGGTGAAGAACGCCAATCCAGGACTACACGGCGAGCTCGTCCAGGAGTGCGTGACGGGCGCGGTGTACCAGGTCGTGAGCATCAGCTACGACGAACGGCAGGTCGGTCGCTTGATCCTGGGACCGTTCCTGCCGCCCACCGAGACCGAGCCGCGACCCGCGCTCATCGCCTTGGACCCCGCCATCGACGCCGAGCGCGTACGGGACCTGCTGGCCGAGATGCCCCGGGCTCGCGAAGAGACGGTGCTCCAGATCGGGCGCCACCTCAAGAAGACGTTGGATCTGATCCTGTTCTCGGGGCACAAGGCGCTGCTCACGTCCAGCATGCACTTGGCGAGCGTGCGGGAGAGCTTCCGGGAGCTCAGCGAGAAGAACACCAAGCTGCAGGGCGCCTACGATCGACTCAAGGAGCTCGATCGCCTGAAGAGCAACTTTCTCGCCACGGTGTCCCACGAGCTTCGCACGCCGCTCACGTCCATCATCGGCTACTCGGAGATGTTGAACGAGGGCATTGCCGGAGATCTCACGAACGAGCAGAAGGAGTTCGTTTCCACCATCCACGAGAAGGGCCAGCAGCTCCTGGAGCTCATCAAGGGGCTCTTGGATCTGTCCAAGCTGGAGAGCGGGACGATGAGCCTGCGCAAGGCGGAGATCGACGTCTCCCCCGTCATCCGCGACGTCGCGCAGACGCTGACGCCCACGGCGCGCAAGAAGCAAGTGACGATAGACGTCCACGTGGAGCCGGGTTTGCCCACGATCTGGGCGGACGCCGAGCGCTTGCGCCAGGTGTTCTTGAACCTCACGGAGAACGCCATCAAGTTCACGCCGGACGAAGGCAAGGTGACCTTGGCCGTGGCCCCGAGCGTCCTCGAGCGCGCCCCCGACGGCGAGACCAGCGGCTTGGTTTTGTTGTCGGCTCGCCGCGCTGCCATCGAGGTTCGGGTCGCCGATACCGGCATTGGCATCCCGGAAGCGGAGCGGGCCCGGGTGTTCGATGCTTTCTACCAGGTGGACTCGAGCTCGACGCGCGTGCACGGCGGCACCGGCCTCGGCCTGTCCATCGTTCGCCGCTTGGTGGACGCCCACGACGGCACGGTGCACATCGAAGGCAACCAGCCTCAGGGTGCCGTGTTCGTGGTGCGCTTGCCCTGTCGTCGGACGACGATGGCGTGA
- the thiL gene encoding thiamine-phosphate kinase, which translates to MTSKSALGELEAIERLAARFGQPARGVELAIGDDCAVLDIPGRVVWTIDDCVEGVHFERRLSSLEDVGYRSFAAAVSDLGAMGATPIAALSALMLPKGTRRRELDAIARGQAEAAGTHRCPVVGGNIARGPVLAITTTAIGRADEPLTRSGACDGDELWLVGQLGLARAGLLLLQRHGARRPRGVSRAAFDVCVQAWRRPAALLARGRALVGRATACLDVSDGLAGDAAHLAKASKQRVVVEAQALARALRPELEEAAKLLGTTALELAITGGEDYALLATGPREKRPRWARRIGRVESGKGALLESEGRTRPLHRGFDHLR; encoded by the coding sequence GTGACCTCGAAGAGCGCCCTCGGCGAGCTCGAGGCCATCGAGCGCCTGGCCGCACGGTTCGGACAGCCTGCGCGGGGCGTGGAGCTCGCCATCGGCGACGACTGCGCAGTGCTGGACATACCAGGACGCGTGGTGTGGACCATCGACGACTGCGTGGAGGGCGTGCACTTCGAGCGCCGGCTCTCGAGCCTGGAGGACGTCGGCTACCGGTCCTTTGCCGCGGCCGTGAGCGACCTGGGGGCGATGGGCGCCACGCCCATTGCCGCGCTCTCGGCGCTGATGCTGCCCAAGGGCACCCGCCGCCGCGAGCTCGATGCCATCGCGCGGGGACAGGCCGAGGCGGCGGGCACGCACCGCTGTCCCGTCGTCGGCGGCAACATCGCGCGCGGGCCGGTGCTCGCCATCACCACCACCGCCATCGGCCGGGCGGACGAGCCCCTGACGCGCTCGGGGGCTTGCGACGGCGACGAGCTTTGGCTGGTCGGCCAGCTCGGCCTCGCTCGCGCAGGGCTCCTGCTCCTGCAGCGTCACGGCGCGCGGCGACCGCGAGGAGTGTCTCGCGCTGCCTTCGACGTCTGTGTTCAGGCCTGGCGGCGGCCCGCGGCGCTCTTGGCGCGGGGCAGGGCATTGGTGGGGCGGGCGACGGCGTGTCTCGACGTCTCGGATGGCCTCGCTGGCGACGCGGCGCACCTCGCGAAGGCGAGCAAACAGCGTGTGGTGGTCGAGGCGCAGGCGCTCGCTCGCGCGCTTCGCCCCGAGCTCGAAGAGGCGGCGAAGCTGCTGGGCACCACGGCGCTGGAGCTGGCGATCACGGGCGGCGAGGACTACGCGCTCTTGGCGACGGGGCCGCGAGAAAAGCGCCCACGTTGGGCGCGGCGCATTGGCCGCGTAGAGAGCGGGAAGGGCGCGCTGCTCGAAAGCGAGGGGCGCACCCGCCCGCTGCACCGCGGGTTCGACCACCTCCGCTGA
- a CDS encoding acyltransferase, whose translation MNNASHPVTRSLLAPILLGLLLPVTVVSYAGCKKEEPPPPLPSAAPVSTPSAPLELAIEDAGDEGDADAEAGPKKTGPYKPAPSLKACCNALAQNAANAPPPTNAYMLQAAAACNAAVAQGKSSGSVLAVVRGALKGAGMPAACH comes from the coding sequence ATGAACAATGCATCACACCCCGTGACCCGCTCCCTGCTCGCCCCCATCCTGTTGGGGCTTTTGCTTCCGGTCACGGTCGTGTCGTACGCCGGCTGCAAGAAGGAAGAGCCGCCGCCGCCACTGCCGTCCGCAGCTCCCGTCAGCACCCCGAGCGCTCCCCTCGAGCTGGCCATCGAGGACGCTGGTGACGAAGGCGACGCGGACGCCGAAGCCGGCCCCAAGAAGACCGGGCCCTACAAGCCTGCGCCGAGCCTGAAGGCGTGCTGCAACGCGCTGGCTCAGAACGCCGCCAACGCGCCGCCCCCGACCAACGCGTACATGCTGCAAGCGGCCGCCGCCTGCAACGCCGCTGTGGCTCAGGGCAAGAGCAGCGGTAGCGTCCTTGCGGTCGTGCGGGGCGCCCTCAAGGGCGCGGGCATGCCCGCCGCCTGTCACTGA